TCCATTTGGTGACTCTCCTTTTAAAGCTATCCCATCTTCAGAAAATGCACCCACTCAACCCCAGAATTTTGCTTCTACAGCTTCCTTTCAGGTTTCTATGAACCCAATTTCTGAATTGCCCCAAACAGTTGCTCCAAAGGTGGATGCAGTCCCGAACATGGACTTTGGGGACACTTTTCCTGGCATAACTTATACCACATCGAGTGTCCCCACCACCCAATTTTCAACAAACTCTCAGTTTTTGCCACAGGAGCCAGCCAACAGTCAACTTCCTTCAACAAACCCACAGTTTCTGCCACAGGAGTTGCCACCTTCACATCAGGAGACTGACATTCTAGCAGATATTCTCCCACCATCTAGCTATTCACCTGTTCTGGCTCCTCAGGCGGCTTTTCCTGCTCCAGCTGGCCAACCCGTGCAGCCAAGCACTAATGTTCCTGGAGGCTTGCTTTCCGAGGCAGGTTATACAACTCCAGTAGCTTCACACATGGTTCCCCAAACTCAACCTGGACCTGCTGCACTGTATAACAGTGGCAACTTACTTCCACAGCCTCCTCCTTCAGAATCCATGGCTTTTCAAACTGCTCTTCAAGCTCCAAGTGGATCAATGCTACAGCAGAGCAGTCTTCAGCAGGTTGGTTCTGTGGCCCCCATGGCTTCACAAGCTGCTCTCCAACCTCCAACTGGACCATTACCGCGACAGAACAGTGATCCCTTGGGTAGTTTAATTCCCCAAGCAGGACAAACTGCACCCATGGCTTCACAGCCACCTCTCAATCCATCGAGATCTCTTGATATGGTTTCGCAGACATCTAAGGATAAATTTGAGCTCAAGTCAACAGTTTGGGCGGACACTCTGAGCCGTGGACTAGTCAATTTGAATATATCTGGACGTGAGTGATTATTTTTAAGTTTCTCAATTCTTTCATGGATTGCATAATTATTGAATGCTTACTTTGTCTTGGGGATATCAAATCATCCTTTTCATGCAGCTAAAATCAatccattggctgatattggaaTTGATTTTGATGCGATTAATCGAAAGGAGAAGAGGATGGAAAAACCTGCTGCAGCCCCTGTTACATCTACTATTACCATGGGTAAAGCTATGGGATCTGGCTCTGGGATTGGCCGTGCTGGTGCCGGTGCCCTTAGGCCTCCACCAACCCCTATGATGGGTTCTGGGATGGGCATGGGTATGGGAATGGGTATGAGTGGTGCTCCTCCTGGTGCGGGCATGGGCATGAACATGGGCATGGGAGGTTATGGAGGCGGCATGAATCAACAACATATGGGCACGGGTATGGGAATGGGAATGGGGATGGGGATGGGGATGGGGATGGGGCAAGGAGTCCAAATGCAACCACCAACCGGAGCACCTCCTGGATCTACCATGCCTGGTGGTTATAATCCGTCAATGGGGAGTGGTTTTGGGGGTCAACAACCATATGGTGGCAGCTATCGATGAAATTGACCTCCCTGATCGTAAATTTAATGAAAATACCTGTCAGGCGGGAGATAATTTTTTTGGCATGGCGCACTTGCAATGACTTCGTTTTTTGACAATTTCAAATTTACACTCCCACCGCCAGCATCCATTCAGAGCCTGCTGTATTGTCGTCATTAGCTGTAGTTTCCTGTGAAGAGCATGTAGTGATGTATGTTTATTCATCTCCTTGAGGTTTTCTCACTTTTGTTTTGTTCTCGCCTTTGCTTGCCTATTTTTGGGTCATGGGTTTGGGTGCACTTCTCTGTTTCGGCTGTTGTGACGTTTGTGTATCAATGGGAACAACTGTTTGCCagctgtatttttttttttttttttgatatcctgtttcatatatatatatatatattttttgggactagtcaattttatatgatatatccaTACTTGAACAATAAATCAGATGATATATTTTCTATACTCGTCCCCTTTGCAGTCATTTTAAAGCTGGAAGGAATGCTCAATGTTCAGTTGTTTTGTAGTTCCTGCACATTTGTGGACGGTGCCATATATGAGGTTGAGTGCTTTATGCCTGCTAAGAAATTTGTGCGCATTTGTTTCCTCTGAACTGGCGCTGAAGGATGGTCCAGGGCTCATTTGTGtagggaaaataaatttttttatactaaCCTCTTTTGGCTGGTTGATAGCATAATTATCTGCATGGAAGCTTTGATAATTAAAAACATTCCCAAAATTTTTGCCTAATGGTAAGAGAACTAATTTAAAAGCTATCCAagaaggttttgggttttaggataGGTCTTTGTTTCATGGTGCGGTTGGGCCAGAGGTTGAGCATGGTGTTGTAAAAGAAGATGGGACCACGGCATTTTAAACATCTATAATACCCGCTGTTTTTCTATTTAttaatttgaatattgaaatttaatgcGATGGACATTTTAATATTTGTGAGAATGAAAGGCTTTCATAAAATATGAGATCCTTTCCTATTGCAAGTAAATAATTTCATTTATGTGCTAATCTTAGACTCATGACAAAATTGACTTCATTATTTTGACTTGTTATAGATCATTAttcattaaaataataaagtattattaatatattattattattatcatcatcatcatcatcataatgGTTTATTATGACACTTGACTTTCCCCATAGTTTTGAAAATTAATACCGGTTAATTTTTTGGAGGAAACCAATGTATTAGAATGCAAATGCTATTTTGTGGAAAAGATATATCTTAAACtgataatattttttgaaaaattttaaaactctcttTACTATAATCTCCACTATAACTGAATAGCAACATAGTAAGGGTTCTCGGGTCATACCCCTAGATAGTTTTTCCCCCCTTAAATttcttttattgtattttattcttcTAAATTATGCATAGAGCAATGCAATCCCcaaattctttatttatttatttatttattttgtttgtttgtttgtttttttatttttttagcgGATAGTTATCTATCAAAAAAATGAGCACGATGAAACATAAATTTTTGGGTAGTTtatcatcatcgtcatcatcatcatcattattttgCTAAGTCTATGTATGAATTTGAGAAGAATGCACCTAATGCCTATTATTGATATGGATATAATGCTTCTTTGGTTCCTTATTGACCTTCAAAATATTCCATATCCAATTCTGtgaataccaccaaaggatttggAAACTATAATATATGTCAAATTTTATATTATTGCCATTTGATGGGATAAAAATAATGTTTGCCCAAAGATCTATCAAAGTGAAGCTTTGTTCTCACTGAAAGATAATTGTTGAGAAAAATGGAGTGAAATCCTTA
This genomic stretch from Malania oleifera isolate guangnan ecotype guangnan chromosome 3, ASM2987363v1, whole genome shotgun sequence harbors:
- the LOC131150819 gene encoding clathrin interactor EPSIN 2; this encodes MKKAFDQTVRDLKREVNKKVLKVPSIEQKVLDSTSNESWGPHGSLLADIAQATRNYHEYQMIMGVIWKRINDTGKNWRHVYKALIVLEYLVAHGSERVIDEIREHSYQISTLSDFQYIDSSGRDQGSNVRRKSQSLVGLVNDKEKIQEVRQKAVANRDKFRGASSTGGMYRPSSYSSTGGYGDRYDDDRYEGRWSREDDRNGYGREREWGYRDDDRYGKNGDPYGRDVDRYSRDSDERDGRDSYRDDDFRGRSRSVDEYQYGSRSRSSDRGRAYDDDGQYSSRGSGARADDQSQDGRRLDRKFSEQNLGAPPSYEEAVSDARSPVHNDRDGENKAASAPKPSSPPISSGPSQPTIAPGNSVSPVNQGVDAFDEFDPRSSVTAALPASNGAEMDLLGSLSDSFSSNSLAIVPATSGTANVEVDAHVNSGHGPTFAVASSAPSVINQGFEDPFGDSPFKAIPSSENAPTQPQNFASTASFQVSMNPISELPQTVAPKVDAVPNMDFGDTFPGITYTTSSVPTTQFSTNSQFLPQEPANSQLPSTNPQFLPQELPPSHQETDILADILPPSSYSPVLAPQAAFPAPAGQPVQPSTNVPGGLLSEAGYTTPVASHMVPQTQPGPAALYNSGNLLPQPPPSESMAFQTALQAPSGSMLQQSSLQQVGSVAPMASQAALQPPTGPLPRQNSDPLGSLIPQAGQTAPMASQPPLNPSRSLDMVSQTSKDKFELKSTVWADTLSRGLVNLNISGPKINPLADIGIDFDAINRKEKRMEKPAAAPVTSTITMGKAMGSGSGIGRAGAGALRPPPTPMMGSGMGMGMGMGMSGAPPGAGMGMNMGMGGYGGGMNQQHMGTGMGMGMGMGMGMGMGQGVQMQPPTGAPPGSTMPGGYNPSMGSGFGGQQPYGGSYR